From Lujinxingia vulgaris, a single genomic window includes:
- a CDS encoding response regulator, producing MSKLILIVEDEPDLVENLEYNLRREGFEADAALSGQQALARLKERPLPDLIVLDLMLPDLSGFEVCRRVRADETTRHIPILMLTARGEDHERVQGFEAGADDYVVKPFNVRELMLRVRAVLRRSEGPEEDPAPGQVSFGRLRVDFPAVRVWVDEEPIVLTALEFRLLETLFSRRGRAQSREVLLSDVWDIQADVMTRTVDTHIKRLREKLGPCGAYIETLRGIGYRFCATPPDL from the coding sequence ATGTCGAAGCTTATTCTCATCGTCGAAGACGAACCCGATCTGGTCGAAAACCTCGAATACAACCTCCGCCGCGAGGGCTTTGAGGCCGACGCCGCGCTCAGCGGCCAGCAGGCGCTGGCGCGCCTGAAAGAGCGCCCGCTCCCCGACCTGATCGTGCTCGATCTGATGCTCCCCGACCTCTCCGGCTTTGAAGTTTGCCGGCGAGTGCGCGCCGACGAGACCACCCGCCACATTCCGATTTTGATGCTCACCGCCCGGGGTGAAGATCACGAGCGCGTCCAGGGCTTTGAGGCCGGCGCCGATGACTACGTGGTCAAACCCTTCAACGTGCGCGAGCTGATGCTGCGGGTGCGCGCAGTGCTGCGACGCAGCGAGGGCCCCGAGGAGGACCCCGCCCCGGGCCAGGTCAGCTTCGGCAGGCTGCGCGTGGACTTCCCGGCGGTGCGCGTCTGGGTCGATGAGGAGCCCATCGTCCTGACCGCCCTTGAGTTTCGCCTGCTCGAGACCCTCTTCTCCCGCCGCGGACGCGCTCAATCGCGCGAAGTGCTCTTAAGCGACGTCTGGGATATACAGGCCGACGTGATGACCCGCACGGTCGACACGCACATCAAACGCCTGCGCGAGAAGCTCGGCCCCTGCGGCGCCTACATCGAGACCTTGCGCGGCATCGGTTACCGCTTCTGCGCCACGCCCCCCGACCTCTAA